A DNA window from Phragmites australis chromosome 11, lpPhrAust1.1, whole genome shotgun sequence contains the following coding sequences:
- the LOC133884575 gene encoding putative zinc transporter At3g08650, producing MDRRVGAILVCLLLVLVRDVSAVAETEVGDLRLVQEAPHRKIEGAGRQDGGKAGRVSVSTVAWSTLVMAAATGLGAVPFFFMELETQWAGLCNGLAAGVMLAASFDLVQEGQVHGSGSWVVFGILSGGIFIWLCKKFLEQHGEVSMLDIKGADASKVILVVGIMTLHSFGEGSGVGVSFAGSKGFSQGLLVTIAIAVHNIPEGLAVSMVLSSRGVSPQNAMIWSIITSLPQPIVAVPAFLCADAFQKVLPFCTGFAAGCMIWIVIAEVLPDAFKEATPSQVASAGTLAVAFMETLSTVLQGFTDGNNSEDASGFLVSLVFGLGPLFGGIILVTFSLAFSMPHPLLTGVASGIAFRLAAWRPVQLLMSSKMGLFTTLCLLIGGSLVYHVATSNILRVVNRKRSSINVISSSSGLSLSVLTLQSLLACGAVFLHAYAEGLVLGVAARKAYGLGRYMVLPVSLHGLPRGAAVASCVYGATDSWRGALAAAVLTGFAGPSAAISAILAKIDYDGLDYWMVMACGALIPSFGRVFRRSLRLDTRKSIVGLLIGIAFASVCLMSTRFICLHTPYCNSAPEAVT from the exons aTGGACAGAAGAGTCGGCGCAATTCTAGTGTGCCTGCTCTTGGTGCTGGTCCGGGACGTGTCGGCGGTCGCCGAGACCGAGGTTGGCGATCTGCGTTTAGTACAGGAGGCACCCCATAGGAAGATAGAGGGCGCTGGTAGGCAGGATGGAGGCAAGGCTGGGAGGGTGTCGGTGTCTACAGTTGCATGGTCCACGCTCGTCATGGCTGCGGCAACTGGGTTGGGAGCGGTGCCTTTCTTTTTCATGGAGCTGGAAACCCAGTGGGCTGGCCTTTGCAATGGCTTAGCTGCTGGGGTAATGTTGGCGGCAAGCTTCGACCTTGTGCAGGAAGGGCAGGTTCATGGCAGTGGGAGCTGGGTTGTTTTTGGAATTTTGAGCGGAGGCATATTCATTTGGCTTTGCAAGAAG TTTCTTGAGCAACATGGGGAAGTAAGCATGCTGGATATTAAAGGTGCAGATGCAAGTAAAGTTATTCTTGTTGTTGGAATAATGACTCTCCATTCTTTTGGCGAGGGCTCTGGTGTGGGTGTTTCCTTTGCTGGCTCGAAAGGATTCTCTCAAGGTCTTCTAGTTACTATAGCTATAGCAGTGCACAACATACCTGAAGGCTTAGCTGTAAGCATGGTACTGTCCTCTAGGGGTGTATCCCCACAAAATGCAATGATATGGAGTATCATAACATCTTTACCACAG CCAATTGTTGCTGTTCCCGCATTCCTTTGTGCCGATGCGTTCCAGAAGGTGCTTCCCTTTTGTACCGGTTTCGCTGCTGGATGCATGATATGGATTGTTATTGCGGAGGTTCTTCCTGACGCTTTTAAG GAAGCAACTCCATCTCAAGTTGCTTCTGCTGGAACGCTTGCTGTTGCTTTCATGGAAACATTAAGTACAGTGCTTCAGGGATTTACTGATGGGAACAA CTCGGAAGATGCATCAGGCTTCTTGGTATCACTTGTATTTGGACTCGGTCCGCTTTTCGGAGGAATTATACTTGTCACATTCTCTCTTGCCTTCAGCATGCCACACCCTCTTCTCACTGGTGTAGCATCTGGCATTGCCTTCCGTCTTGCAGCATGGAGACCTGTACAGCTTCTAATGTCCTCAAAAATGGGTCTCTTTACCACTCTCTGTCTTCTCATCGGTGGTTCCCTCGTCTACCATGTTGCAACATCAAACATCCTTAGGGTGGTTAATCGCaaaagatcttccattaatgtcATTTCATCATCCTCTGGCCTCTCTCTTAGCGTCCTCACGCTGCAATCGCTCCTTGCTTGTGGTGCTGTATTCCTTCATGCATACGCCGAAGGGCTTGTACTTGGTGTGGCGGCACGCAAGGCTTACGGTCTCGGCCGTTACATGGTTCTTCCTGTTTCCCTCCATGGTCTGCCACGAGGTGCTGCTGTCGCTAGCTGTGTATATGGTGCCACGGATAGCTGGCGTGGAGCCCTGGCAGCTGCTGTTTTGACTGGGTTTGCAGGACCAAGCGCCGCCATCAGCGCTATCCTTGCGAAGATAGACTATGATGGACTCGACTACTGGATGGTCATGGCATGTGGGGCTCTGATCCCCAGCTTTGGCCGTGTTTTCAGGCGCTCACTGCGGTTGGACACGCGAAAGAGCATTGTTGGGCTGCTGATAGGGATTGCCTTTGCCTCTGTGTGCTTGATGTCGACTAGATTCATTTGCTTGCACACTCCTTACTGCAACTCAGCTCCAGAAGCAGTCACATAA